A single region of the Hoeflea prorocentri genome encodes:
- a CDS encoding SGNH/GDSL hydrolase family protein, translated as MRTVLCYGDSNTHGQIPGGTPLDRFGLDTRWPGVLQRELGDGWHVIEEGLSGRTTVHDDPIEGAIKNGRTYLRPCMMSHAPLDVVVVMLGTNDLKARFGQPPSEVAMGMGCLIHDIKELAPGPGGNVPEIMIVAPPPMQDDIKEWSSIFAGAQEKSHRLALEFEIMADSLEVHYFDAGSIIECDPEDGFHLSGNAHKALGVSMAQEIVAIGWVDNG; from the coding sequence ATGAGAACAGTTCTGTGTTACGGCGACTCAAATACGCACGGACAGATACCCGGAGGCACCCCCCTGGATCGTTTTGGCCTGGATACGCGTTGGCCGGGCGTGTTGCAACGAGAATTGGGAGACGGCTGGCACGTCATTGAAGAGGGTTTGAGTGGCCGCACCACCGTTCACGACGACCCTATCGAAGGCGCGATCAAAAACGGGCGCACTTACCTCAGACCCTGCATGATGAGTCACGCGCCACTCGATGTTGTTGTTGTTATGCTCGGAACAAACGACCTGAAGGCCCGCTTTGGGCAGCCGCCGTCCGAGGTGGCTATGGGAATGGGTTGTCTTATTCATGACATCAAGGAGTTGGCGCCGGGACCCGGCGGCAATGTTCCCGAGATCATGATCGTTGCACCTCCTCCGATGCAAGACGATATCAAGGAGTGGAGTTCGATTTTCGCCGGCGCGCAGGAAAAGAGCCACAGGCTGGCCCTTGAATTTGAGATCATGGCCGACTCGCTTGAGGTGCACTATTTTGATGCAGGTTCCATTATCGAATGTGATCCTGAGGACGGGTTCCATCTAAGCGGCAACGCACACAAGGCTCTCGGCGTTTCCATGGCGCAGGAAATTGTGGCAATCGGGTGGGTCGACAATGGCTGA
- a CDS encoding c-type cytochrome, which produces MIRYCLFATAALVATAEVSIAQVAVDVQRGRLLATTYCAECHSIEKIGSSPLSIAPPFRELHENYPVEALEEALVEGIVTGHPSMPQFSFDPDQASNLITFLKSLE; this is translated from the coding sequence ATGATCAGATATTGCCTTTTTGCAACCGCCGCGTTGGTGGCTACGGCCGAGGTGTCGATTGCGCAGGTTGCGGTCGATGTGCAGCGCGGCCGTCTTCTCGCGACCACCTATTGCGCCGAGTGCCATTCCATCGAGAAAATCGGCTCAAGCCCGCTCTCCATTGCCCCGCCTTTTCGTGAACTGCACGAAAACTATCCGGTTGAAGCTCTGGAAGAAGCGCTGGTCGAGGGCATCGTCACCGGCCACCCCAGCATGCCGCAATTCAGTTTCGACCCGGATCAGGCAAGCAATCTGATCACGTTCCTGAAGTCGCTGGAGTGA
- a CDS encoding ABC transporter permease, with the protein MAVLTNHPIYKRISRIPPAYFIFIGLLVLLWIARPHMLNVNIMGIFIRQVVPLGILVLGQLLVIRVNSIDLSGAGVLLLINFYISSGMFAGASLSFFIALSLATGLTVGLLNGYLVGKRRVSAVIATLAVNIVLVGIVQFLASGKPPGDVPSTFNEIYNTKVWLVPAPVVFWIVLTALMSIFLSRFVFGRNVVSVGANPVAARFSGVPVERTVILSHTIAGLMTALASLVQTASIAVGSVRVGHDLPILAVAATILGGVVFGRGEGGVWGPFFGVLSFALLFVVMTTFGIGEPGKLVAQGVIILAAAIFYGVRTAGSQS; encoded by the coding sequence ATGGCGGTGCTGACAAACCATCCGATCTACAAGCGGATTTCGCGCATCCCTCCAGCATATTTCATTTTCATCGGACTGCTGGTCCTGCTGTGGATCGCCCGGCCGCACATGCTCAATGTCAATATCATGGGCATTTTTATAAGACAGGTCGTGCCTCTAGGCATCCTGGTACTCGGGCAATTGCTGGTCATCCGCGTCAATTCGATCGATCTTTCCGGCGCGGGCGTTCTGCTGCTGATTAACTTCTATATTTCGTCCGGAATGTTTGCGGGCGCTTCGCTGTCTTTCTTCATAGCCCTTTCCCTAGCAACAGGTTTGACCGTTGGTCTGCTGAACGGCTATCTGGTCGGCAAGCGACGCGTGTCGGCAGTGATCGCCACGCTTGCCGTGAACATTGTCCTGGTTGGAATCGTGCAGTTTCTGGCCAGCGGAAAGCCTCCGGGCGACGTGCCGTCGACCTTCAATGAGATCTACAATACCAAGGTCTGGTTGGTTCCGGCACCAGTCGTTTTCTGGATTGTACTAACAGCACTCATGTCGATTTTCCTGTCCCGTTTCGTCTTCGGCCGAAATGTTGTTTCCGTCGGTGCAAACCCTGTCGCTGCGCGGTTTTCAGGCGTGCCGGTCGAAAGGACCGTCATACTGTCCCATACCATTGCCGGCCTCATGACTGCCCTGGCTTCCCTGGTTCAAACGGCATCCATTGCCGTTGGCAGCGTCAGGGTTGGCCATGATCTGCCAATACTCGCCGTTGCGGCGACGATTCTGGGCGGCGTGGTCTTTGGCAGGGGCGAGGGCGGCGTCTGGGGCCCCTTCTTCGGGGTTTTATCTTTTGCGCTGCTGTTTGTCGTCATGACGACGTTCGGCATCGGAGAACCCGGAAAGCTGGTTGCTCAGGGCGTCATCATATTAGCCGCTGCTATCTTCTATGGCGTCAGAACCGCCGGATCGCAGTCTTAA
- a CDS encoding HAD-IIB family hydrolase, whose protein sequence is MRLIVFSDLDGTLLDHETYSWDDAKPALRRLAEMGAMVVLASSKTVPEIKPLQRAMGLEACPAIVENGAGIIGLERSQHDADEYKEVRGHLDSLPDRLRSLFLGFGDMSVNLVAEKTGLSLAEAERAKARSFSEPGIWGGSDVERDRFVAALNEQGIKAQQGGRFLTLSKGRTKADAMREITARYRPQHTIALGDAPNDVEMLKAADYGVVVSNPQNAPLPHLQGENTGRILRTTLPGPRGWSWAIEHLLQTLSME, encoded by the coding sequence ATGCGGCTCATTGTATTTTCCGATCTTGATGGCACGCTCCTGGATCACGAGACCTATTCCTGGGATGACGCCAAACCGGCACTTAGACGGCTTGCCGAAATGGGCGCAATGGTGGTCCTTGCGAGCAGCAAGACGGTGCCCGAGATCAAACCGCTGCAACGGGCGATGGGGTTGGAGGCTTGCCCGGCAATTGTTGAAAACGGTGCGGGCATTATTGGTCTGGAGCGTTCGCAGCATGATGCGGATGAATACAAGGAGGTCAGGGGTCATCTCGATAGCCTTCCCGACCGCCTGAGAAGCTTGTTTCTCGGTTTTGGTGACATGTCGGTTAATCTGGTCGCGGAAAAAACCGGCTTGTCATTGGCTGAGGCCGAACGCGCCAAGGCGCGATCTTTCTCCGAACCCGGCATCTGGGGCGGGAGTGATGTGGAGCGCGACCGGTTTGTCGCGGCATTAAACGAGCAGGGCATCAAGGCTCAACAGGGCGGCCGGTTCCTGACCCTTTCAAAGGGCCGGACAAAGGCCGATGCCATGCGGGAAATCACGGCAAGATATAGGCCGCAGCACACGATCGCTCTCGGCGATGCGCCCAACGATGTGGAAATGCTGAAGGCCGCCGATTACGGTGTCGTCGTTTCAAATCCGCAAAATGCGCCTTTGCCGCACTTGCAAGGTGAAAACACCGGACGCATCTTACGTACCACATTGCCGGGACCACGAGGCTGGTCCTGGGCAATCGAACATTTGCTGCAAACGCTCTCAATGGAATAG
- a CDS encoding SGNH/GDSL hydrolase family protein — protein MSDTKSILCFGDSLTWGWIPVVEGAPTYRYPFKDRWTGAMAGRLGDGYSIIEEGLSARTTSADDPNEPRVNGSAYLPSALASHLPLDLVIIMLGTNDTKSFFRRTPYEIAYGMSKLVGQVLTSGGGIGTLYPAPKCLVIAPPPLTPMPHPYFQGMFGGSHEKSAELGSQYEAMADFLKVEFLNAGDVITTDGCDGIHFTAENNHDLGRAVAAKVKDIFARETDDAG, from the coding sequence ATGTCCGACACAAAGTCCATTCTCTGCTTTGGAGATTCTCTCACATGGGGTTGGATTCCGGTCGTCGAAGGCGCGCCGACCTATCGTTACCCTTTCAAGGATCGGTGGACCGGTGCGATGGCCGGTCGTCTCGGCGACGGGTACTCCATCATAGAAGAGGGCTTGAGTGCGCGCACGACAAGCGCCGACGACCCCAACGAACCAAGGGTCAACGGCAGCGCCTATCTCCCGTCCGCCCTGGCCAGCCACCTGCCGCTTGATCTTGTAATCATCATGCTCGGCACCAATGACACCAAATCCTTCTTCAGGCGCACGCCCTATGAAATTGCCTACGGCATGTCGAAGCTGGTTGGCCAGGTGCTGACAAGCGGTGGAGGCATTGGGACACTTTATCCGGCGCCAAAATGCCTTGTCATCGCGCCTCCGCCGCTGACGCCCATGCCGCATCCCTATTTTCAAGGCATGTTCGGCGGGTCGCACGAAAAGTCAGCCGAGCTTGGCTCTCAATATGAAGCGATGGCCGACTTCCTGAAGGTCGAGTTTCTGAACGCGGGGGATGTCATCACAACAGATGGCTGCGACGGGATTCACTTCACCGCCGAAAATAATCACGATCTCGGTCGCGCCGTTGCTGCTAAGGTAAAGGACATATTCGCTCGGGAAACGGACGATGCCGGGTGA
- a CDS encoding sugar ABC transporter ATP-binding protein: protein MKPLIEMLRISKAFGGSVVLRDVSIDLYPGSIHALMGENGAGKSTLMKMLAGVHQPDSGEIYKSGNAVAFANPKEALEFGISTVFQELSLLPNLTIAENMFLGREPVTRLGSVDYARMNGETARALSELGLDLNPNTLVSELSIAQRQFVEISHGIKADADIFILDEPTAALNAADVEILNKHIRRLRDSGKAIVYISHRMDEIFDLCDTVTVLKDGELMATQSLSEMTPASLIAMMVGRELEDLFPPRAATVGEPLLEVTDFRIATDSQPFSITVGRGEIVAIAGLEGQGQQKFLRSLIGQFEPHSGLVAVKGKNVSLPLNTEKAIRQMQSLGVGFVPEDRKDEGLFLRLTIGHNIAIGLHSRRSDFTLAHSYRDKVREMIASMSVRAAGPTELVGALSGGNQQKVLLARYLVAQMDILLVEEPTRGVDIGAKSEIYKLLRDFAERGGAVVVLSRETIELIGLSDRIYVVHDNTVVAELPAASATEHSILDAALSR, encoded by the coding sequence GTGAAACCACTGATCGAAATGTTGAGAATCTCCAAAGCCTTCGGCGGAAGCGTTGTGCTTCGGGATGTTTCAATTGACCTTTACCCGGGTTCCATTCACGCACTGATGGGTGAAAACGGAGCTGGTAAATCGACGTTGATGAAGATGCTGGCGGGTGTACATCAACCGGACAGCGGTGAGATATACAAGAGCGGCAATGCGGTTGCTTTCGCCAATCCCAAAGAGGCGCTTGAATTCGGAATATCGACTGTCTTTCAGGAATTGTCCCTTCTGCCCAATCTGACCATCGCCGAAAACATGTTTCTCGGTCGCGAGCCTGTTACGCGTCTTGGATCGGTTGACTACGCGAGGATGAATGGAGAAACCGCGAGGGCATTGTCAGAGTTGGGACTGGATTTGAATCCCAACACGCTGGTCTCCGAACTCAGCATTGCTCAGCGTCAGTTCGTGGAGATATCTCATGGTATCAAAGCAGATGCCGACATCTTCATCCTCGATGAACCCACTGCGGCCCTCAATGCGGCTGACGTCGAAATTCTGAACAAACACATCCGCCGGCTCCGCGATTCAGGTAAGGCAATTGTCTACATCTCGCATCGCATGGACGAAATTTTTGACCTTTGCGACACGGTAACCGTCTTGAAAGACGGCGAACTGATGGCCACGCAGTCGCTTTCGGAAATGACTCCGGCATCACTTATCGCGATGATGGTGGGCAGAGAGTTGGAAGACCTTTTTCCGCCCCGTGCCGCGACCGTAGGGGAGCCGCTTCTTGAAGTTACCGATTTCAGAATTGCGACCGATTCACAACCTTTTTCCATTACCGTCGGTCGCGGTGAAATTGTCGCCATAGCGGGATTGGAAGGACAGGGGCAGCAGAAGTTCCTCCGCTCTCTTATCGGCCAGTTCGAACCTCATTCCGGCTTGGTGGCCGTAAAGGGCAAGAACGTCAGTCTCCCGCTAAACACGGAGAAGGCCATTCGTCAGATGCAGTCGTTGGGGGTCGGATTTGTTCCCGAAGACAGAAAGGACGAAGGCCTCTTTCTCAGGCTGACCATCGGCCACAATATCGCAATAGGTCTGCATAGCCGCAGGTCGGATTTCACCCTTGCCCACAGTTACCGGGACAAGGTCAGGGAGATGATTGCAAGCATGTCCGTTCGCGCGGCGGGACCGACCGAGTTGGTCGGTGCGTTATCCGGCGGCAACCAGCAGAAAGTTCTTCTGGCCCGGTATCTTGTGGCGCAGATGGACATCCTTCTGGTTGAAGAGCCGACGCGCGGCGTCGATATCGGGGCCAAATCCGAAATCTACAAATTATTGAGGGACTTCGCCGAAAGGGGCGGTGCGGTGGTCGTGCTGTCGCGGGAAACGATTGAACTCATTGGCCTGAGCGACCGCATTTACGTGGTTCATGACAATACCGTTGTCGCGGAGCTACCGGCCGCATCGGCCACTGAACACAGTATCCTGGACGCCGCCCTGAGCCGTTAA
- a CDS encoding ABC transporter permease: MKTTLIRLINGQDRRQGRWVFAFLIALAIVVWLGLSTGQFLTAENLLNLVAQAMPLIITAIGMMLVVLVGGLDLSVGSVISFTTAVLALGAPGIVSIPGVFILAALIGLVNGIAVTRLNVHPIIATLSMSYIVLGITRILRPVSGGDVPQVVIDAVAGSFLGIPLPVFWGVLTILLAWKIIHGSRFGLHLFAIGGGIASGTEDAARNFGVADKRDTLLAYVGCSCFASLAGIFLAGRIVSGDPNVGLLFELDAITAVAIGGTQLSGGVGSLHGTIIGAVVMALLANGMNLANISPFVQTAIKGAILLLVVGLQSRKKMGL; this comes from the coding sequence ATGAAAACAACACTCATCAGATTGATTAACGGACAGGACAGGCGGCAAGGCCGTTGGGTCTTCGCATTCTTGATCGCCTTGGCCATTGTTGTGTGGCTTGGATTGTCCACCGGGCAATTCCTCACAGCGGAGAATCTGCTTAACCTCGTGGCGCAGGCCATGCCGTTGATCATAACCGCCATCGGCATGATGCTGGTGGTTTTGGTCGGCGGCCTCGATCTGAGCGTCGGCTCGGTCATCAGTTTTACGACCGCCGTACTTGCGCTCGGTGCGCCCGGCATTGTTTCGATCCCCGGCGTCTTTATCCTCGCTGCCCTGATTGGTCTGGTCAATGGAATCGCGGTCACTCGCCTGAATGTCCATCCAATCATCGCGACACTGTCCATGTCTTACATTGTTCTTGGCATTACGCGGATTCTGCGTCCGGTGTCCGGCGGTGACGTTCCACAGGTGGTGATTGATGCCGTCGCCGGATCTTTTCTGGGCATTCCGCTTCCTGTTTTCTGGGGTGTCCTGACGATCCTGCTGGCCTGGAAAATAATCCACGGATCACGCTTCGGGCTGCACTTGTTTGCAATTGGCGGCGGCATTGCCTCGGGCACGGAGGATGCGGCCCGAAACTTCGGCGTAGCCGACAAACGCGACACTCTGCTTGCCTATGTCGGCTGTTCCTGTTTCGCTTCGCTTGCCGGTATCTTTCTGGCTGGCCGTATCGTTTCCGGTGATCCGAATGTCGGCCTGCTTTTCGAGTTGGACGCAATTACGGCGGTTGCGATTGGCGGCACTCAGTTGTCGGGCGGTGTCGGCAGTCTTCACGGGACAATCATCGGTGCCGTGGTTATGGCCCTGCTGGCCAACGGCATGAATCTCGCGAATATCTCTCCCTTTGTACAAACGGCGATTAAAGGAGCAATTCTTCTTCTCGTCGTCGGCCTTCAGTCGCGTAAGAAGATGGGGCTTTAG
- the ilvC gene encoding ketol-acid reductoisomerase, translated as MAQWYFDEDGDLSLLDGKTIGIFGYGNQGRSQALNMRDQGATVIVGSRSDSSAEQAREDGFETLPLGEAAARANIHFILVPDEIMPQVMAEHIASGLSAGDTLVFASGYNIHFNKIEPRADVNVVMIAPRMIGRGVREKFLDGTGYPSLVAVHQDASGNAQDILIALSKAIGSTKMGVIESSFEEETVVDLFAEQSGYLHAVRRGYEALTEAGCSPEAVMLELYASGELREAADYMMELGLFEQMKLHSRTSQYGQIVYGRPSPGEEEADKERLREVIAKIKDGRFAAKWTEVQENGSAELEAGYKQMREDPMMVEERKLYKRLGRL; from the coding sequence ATGGCACAGTGGTATTTTGACGAAGATGGCGATCTGTCGCTGCTTGACGGAAAGACGATCGGCATTTTCGGCTATGGCAATCAGGGTCGCAGCCAGGCACTGAATATGCGCGATCAGGGCGCGACAGTCATTGTTGGCTCGCGCTCCGACTCCTCCGCCGAGCAGGCCCGGGAAGACGGGTTCGAAACGCTGCCTCTCGGCGAAGCGGCGGCGCGGGCCAATATCCATTTCATCCTCGTTCCCGACGAGATCATGCCGCAGGTCATGGCTGAGCATATCGCGTCTGGACTTTCGGCCGGCGACACGTTGGTCTTTGCCAGCGGTTACAATATCCATTTCAACAAGATCGAACCGCGCGCCGACGTCAATGTGGTGATGATCGCGCCGCGGATGATCGGGCGCGGAGTGCGCGAGAAATTCCTCGACGGCACTGGCTATCCAAGCCTTGTCGCCGTCCACCAGGATGCAAGCGGAAACGCGCAAGACATTCTGATCGCGCTTTCAAAGGCGATCGGCTCGACAAAGATGGGCGTTATCGAATCGAGCTTCGAGGAAGAGACCGTTGTCGATCTCTTCGCCGAGCAATCGGGTTATCTGCACGCGGTGCGCCGGGGTTACGAGGCCCTGACCGAAGCCGGCTGCAGCCCCGAAGCCGTCATGCTGGAACTCTATGCCTCCGGAGAGTTGCGCGAGGCGGCGGACTACATGATGGAACTCGGGCTCTTCGAACAGATGAAACTGCATTCGCGCACCAGCCAGTACGGACAGATCGTCTATGGCCGCCCCTCGCCGGGAGAAGAGGAAGCGGACAAGGAGCGCCTGCGCGAGGTGATCGCCAAGATCAAGGACGGACGCTTTGCCGCCAAGTGGACCGAGGTGCAGGAAAACGGTTCGGCCGAACTTGAAGCGGGATACAAACAGATGCGCGAAGACCCGATGATGGTCGAGGAACGCAAGCTCTACAAGCGGCTCGGTCGATTGTAG
- a CDS encoding ROK family transcriptional regulator encodes MRFAPPNPLRIADRSSGLNSISVRSYNERLVLSLLLQNDGISRMEIGQRTGLSAQTVSVIVRSLEQEGLVKKGKAQKGRVGPPAIPLSLNAKGAYSVGISLGHRQTDVVLIDFVGAVKFHTTIPNSSRTEGSNHTQFLETVRAAIQALPSNRERIAGVGLAIPEDRYELNLAPYGAAERYETLGSEIEADLGVEVYVQNDISAAAGGESLFGAAKPLTDYLFCYLGARLHNRLVLNHQIFNSNAIQSHDVGLLYLQKRLEENGLDTSALWERGALWPDFGTVEADWFDTCVSQLEQSMTALSQFVPVTTIVLSSYAPKDICEKISKRLEDRMDGIRAIAGSLEVSPKAIGAASLPFSSKFMVE; translated from the coding sequence ATGCGGTTCGCTCCTCCAAATCCATTGCGTATCGCTGACCGCTCCAGTGGTCTGAACTCGATCAGTGTTCGCAGTTATAACGAACGGCTTGTCCTGTCACTCTTGTTGCAGAATGACGGCATATCGCGAATGGAAATTGGCCAAAGGACAGGGCTATCTGCGCAAACTGTCTCTGTTATCGTCAGATCTCTCGAGCAAGAAGGCCTCGTCAAAAAGGGAAAAGCGCAGAAAGGCCGTGTCGGCCCACCGGCTATTCCCTTGTCGCTGAATGCGAAAGGTGCCTATTCCGTCGGCATAAGTCTGGGCCATCGGCAAACTGACGTTGTGCTGATCGATTTCGTCGGGGCTGTGAAGTTCCACACCACAATTCCCAACTCTTCCAGGACGGAAGGCAGCAACCACACGCAATTCCTGGAAACGGTCCGTGCAGCCATTCAGGCGCTTCCCAGCAATCGCGAAAGGATTGCAGGCGTTGGATTGGCTATTCCTGAAGATCGATACGAGTTGAACCTGGCGCCTTATGGAGCCGCGGAAAGATATGAAACTCTGGGTTCCGAGATCGAGGCTGATTTAGGTGTTGAAGTCTACGTTCAAAACGACATATCGGCAGCGGCCGGCGGCGAGAGCTTATTTGGCGCAGCCAAGCCCTTGACAGATTACCTGTTCTGCTATCTGGGGGCTCGACTTCACAATCGGCTGGTTCTCAATCACCAGATATTCAACAGCAACGCCATCCAGAGCCACGACGTCGGGCTGCTCTATCTTCAGAAACGTCTTGAGGAAAACGGCTTAGACACCAGCGCGCTTTGGGAGAGAGGCGCCCTGTGGCCAGATTTCGGAACAGTCGAGGCCGACTGGTTCGACACATGCGTTTCACAACTCGAGCAGTCCATGACCGCGCTATCTCAGTTTGTGCCTGTAACCACAATCGTACTGTCATCTTATGCGCCCAAAGATATTTGCGAGAAAATATCAAAACGGCTGGAAGACCGGATGGATGGCATTCGTGCCATTGCCGGCTCACTGGAAGTCTCCCCCAAAGCCATAGGTGCCGCGAGCCTGCCCTTCAGTTCGAAATTCATGGTGGAATGA
- a CDS encoding substrate-binding domain-containing protein yields the protein MTKLATAITAGVLFATTTLTFPAFAEDVKIMDGVTERPGDNPVVPAGKFQKPCGWKIGMSHFGVNANTWTVQVAHESEGAAAAVDCIEKFVLLDAGFDQKKQVADIEDLIAQGMDAIIVQPVTSTSADASIEKAVAAGIPVVLHTGRIESNSFTTEIQGGAEHFGKVMGDWLVDAVGNDAKIWVLRGLAGHPEDTNRYNGLLQSLEGTNIEILVEEHGDWQYDKTKKLCETLYLNNPNVDGIWSSGADMTRACVDVFKQFGADIPPISGEGNNGFFGQWIKDGFQSISAEYSPAQGAAGVRAAVALLEGKELKKHYDYNPEGWDLDKTRQYYRDDLSANVWWPTELPEEKLQELYGRN from the coding sequence ATGACGAAACTAGCCACAGCAATCACCGCTGGTGTGTTATTTGCCACAACAACTCTGACCTTTCCGGCCTTTGCCGAGGATGTGAAAATCATGGACGGCGTAACCGAGCGACCGGGCGACAATCCTGTTGTTCCTGCCGGTAAATTTCAGAAGCCGTGCGGCTGGAAAATCGGAATGAGCCATTTTGGCGTCAATGCGAACACCTGGACAGTGCAGGTTGCGCATGAATCGGAGGGCGCAGCGGCTGCCGTAGATTGTATTGAGAAATTTGTCTTGCTCGACGCCGGGTTTGATCAGAAGAAACAGGTTGCCGATATCGAGGATCTGATTGCGCAAGGCATGGACGCGATTATCGTGCAGCCAGTGACATCCACATCAGCCGACGCTTCCATTGAGAAGGCCGTGGCTGCGGGAATTCCGGTCGTTCTGCATACGGGACGCATTGAGAGCAACTCGTTTACAACCGAGATCCAGGGTGGGGCGGAGCACTTTGGAAAGGTTATGGGTGACTGGCTTGTCGATGCGGTTGGAAACGATGCCAAAATATGGGTTCTTCGCGGACTGGCCGGACACCCGGAGGACACAAATCGATACAACGGTCTCCTGCAGTCGCTTGAAGGTACCAATATCGAGATCCTAGTCGAGGAGCATGGTGACTGGCAATACGACAAGACCAAGAAGCTATGTGAAACGCTGTATCTGAACAATCCCAATGTCGATGGAATCTGGTCGTCGGGCGCGGATATGACACGCGCATGTGTCGATGTATTCAAGCAGTTTGGTGCAGATATCCCGCCAATCTCCGGTGAAGGCAATAACGGTTTCTTCGGTCAGTGGATTAAGGACGGATTTCAATCGATATCGGCTGAGTATTCGCCGGCTCAGGGGGCGGCCGGTGTTCGTGCCGCCGTTGCTCTGCTTGAAGGCAAGGAACTCAAGAAACACTACGATTACAATCCGGAAGGCTGGGACCTGGACAAGACCAGGCAATACTATCGCGATGATCTGTCGGCGAATGTTTGGTGGCCAACGGAACTGCCGGAAGAGAAATTGCAGGAACTCTACGGCAGGAATTAG
- a CDS encoding energy-coupling factor ABC transporter permease, which yields MHIEPGVVDGAKLALSYATAAGAGGLMLKMAFDDVKSNGGVAALAIRSVATTVLVFSFFEIFPHFPVGVSEVHFILGATLYLVFGAGPAAIGLALGLLAQGVFFAPFDLPQYGMNLTTLVLPLFAVSLLARKIIPSHTAYKDVSYKQALALSTTYQGGIVVWVAFWAFYGGGFGAENLAQIGTFGIAYMSVIILEPVLDLGILAIAKNWDNLKDSRLFNRRLYSAHA from the coding sequence ATGCATATTGAACCGGGCGTCGTTGACGGCGCCAAACTGGCCTTGAGCTACGCCACCGCCGCCGGCGCAGGCGGCCTGATGCTGAAAATGGCCTTTGACGACGTAAAGTCCAATGGAGGCGTAGCGGCGCTGGCCATACGCAGCGTGGCGACGACCGTGCTGGTCTTCAGCTTCTTTGAGATCTTCCCGCATTTCCCCGTCGGGGTTTCGGAGGTTCACTTTATTCTCGGCGCAACACTCTACCTGGTCTTCGGCGCCGGCCCGGCAGCGATCGGCCTTGCCCTCGGCCTTCTGGCGCAGGGCGTTTTCTTCGCGCCATTCGACCTGCCGCAATACGGCATGAACCTGACGACGCTGGTCTTGCCTCTCTTTGCCGTCAGCCTTCTGGCCAGGAAGATCATTCCGTCGCACACGGCTTACAAAGACGTTTCCTACAAACAGGCGCTCGCGCTTTCGACCACCTATCAGGGCGGCATCGTTGTCTGGGTCGCCTTCTGGGCTTTCTACGGCGGCGGCTTCGGAGCGGAGAACCTGGCGCAGATCGGAACCTTCGGTATCGCCTATATGAGCGTGATCATCCTTGAGCCGGTGCTTGACCTTGGCATTCTCGCCATCGCCAAGAACTGGGATAATCTGAAGGACAGCCGGCTTTTCAACCGACGTCTCTACAGCGCTCACGCCTGA